The Rissa tridactyla isolate bRisTri1 chromosome 6, bRisTri1.patW.cur.20221130, whole genome shotgun sequence genome includes a region encoding these proteins:
- the U2SURP gene encoding U2 snRNP-associated SURP motif-containing protein isoform X2 gives MSEGRGKMADKAPSGSQKASGKVRAPDAVHTTGSADTHPVMESKLKAFSIGKMSAAKRTLSKKEQEELKKKEDEKAAAEIYEEFLAAFEGSDGNKVKTFVRGGIVNASKEEHETDEKRGKIYKPSSRFSDQKNQPSQPSNEKPPSLLMIETKKPTLPKNKNKQTTLPGPLKKGEKEKKKSNLELFKEELKQIQEERDERHKTKGRLSRFEPPQSDSDGQRRSMDAPSRRNRSSVLDDYAPGSHDVGDPSTTNLYLGNINPQMNEEMLCQEFGRFGPLASVKIMWPRTDEERARERNCGFVAFMNRRDAERALKNLNGKMIMSFEMKLGWGKAVPIPPHPIYIPPSMMEHTLPPPPSGLPFNAQPRERLKNPNAPMLPPPKNKEDFEKTLSQAIVKVVIPTERNLLALIHRMIEFVVREGPMFEAMIMNREINNPMFRFLFENQTPAHVYYRWKLYSILQANAPTKWRTEDFRMFKNGSFWRPPPLNPYLHGMSEEQETEAFVEEPNKKGALKEEQRDKLEEILRGLTPRKNDIGDAMVFCLNNAEAAEEIVDCITESLSILKTPLPKKIARLYLVSDVLYNSSAKVANASYYRKFFETKLCQIFSDLNATYRTIQGHLQSENFKQRVMTCFRAWEDWAIYPEPFLIKLQNIFLGLVNIMEDKETEEVPDDLDGAPIEEELDGAPLEDVDGIPIDAAPIDDLDGVPIKSLDDDLDGVPLDTAEDPKKNEPIFKVAPSKWEAVDESELEAQAVTTSKWELFDQHEESEEEEIQNQEEESEDEEDTQSSKSEEQHMYSNPIKEEMPESKSSVKYSEMSEEKRAKLREIELKVMKFQDELESGKRPKKPGQSFQEQVEHYRDKLLQREKEKELERERDRDKKDKEKNESRSKDKKEKEECTPTRKERKRRHSASPSPSRSSGSRRAKSPSPKSERSERSERSHKESSRSRSSHKDSPRDVSKKGKRSPSGSRTPKRSRRSRSRSPKKSGKKSRSQSRSPHRSHKKSKKSKH, from the exons GAGGATGAGAAGGCTGCTGCAGAAATTTATGAAGAATTCCTTGCTGCCTTTGAAGGAAGTGATGGTAATAAAGTGAAAACATTCGTAAGAGGAGGAATCGTTAATGCATCTAAAG AGGAGCATGAAACTGATGAAAAACGGGGTAAAATCTATAAGCCTTCATCACGATTTTCAGATCAAAAAAATCAACCAAGCCAGCCATCTAATGAGAAGCCTCCATCACTCTTAATGATAGAAACCAAAAAGCCT ACCCtccccaaaaacaaaaacaaacaaacaactttgcCTGGG CCtttgaagaaaggagagaaggaaaagaaaaagagtaatttggaactttttaaagaagaattaaaGCA AATACAAGAGGAGCGTGATGAAAGACATAAAACAAAAGGTAGATTGAGTCGTTTTGAACCACCCCAGTCAGATTCAGATGGCCAGCGTCGTTCAA TGGATGCTCCTTCAAGAAGAAACAGATCATCTG TACTGGATGATTATGCACCAGGGTCACATGATGTTGGAGATCCAAGCACAACAAATTTGTATCTTGGAAACATTAATCCTCAA ATGAATGAGGAGATGTTATGTCAAGAATTTGGACGCTTCGGACCATTAGCGAGTGTTAAAATTATGTGGCCAAGAACTgatgaagaaagagcaagagaaagaaattgtGGCTTTGTTGCCTTTATGAACAGGAGAGATGCTGAAAGAGCGTTAAAGAATTTAAATG GCAAGATGATTATGTCGTTTGAAATGAAGCTAGGTTGGGGCAAAGCTGTACCTATACCACCACATCCAATATACATTCCGCCTTCTATGATGGAGCATACCCTCCCGCCTCCTCCGTCGGGACTGCCTTTTAATGCCCAGCCTAGGGAGAGATTGAAGAATCCTAATGCTCCGATGTtaccaccaccaaaaaacaagGAAGATTTTGAGAAG ACTCTGTCGCAAGCCATAGTCAAAGTGGTTATCCCAACAGAAAG GAATTTGCTCGCTTTGATACATCGAATGATAGAGTTTGTGGTACGGGAAGGGCCTATGTTTGAAGCCATGATCATGAACCGAGAAATCAACAATCCAATGTTCAG gtttttatttgaaaaccaGACTCCAGCCCATGTATATTATAGATGGAAGCTTTATTCAATTCTTCAGGCAA ATGCTCCAACCAAGTGGAGGACAGAAGACTTCCGTATGTTCAAAAATGGATCATTCTGGAGGCCGCCACCACTGAATCCATACTTGCATGGGATGTCAGAAGAGCAAGAAACGGAAGCGTTTGTGGAGGAACCGAACAAGAAGGGTGCACTTAAGGAAGA ACAGAGGGACAAATTAGAGGAAATTCTGCGTGGACTAACACCTCGGAAGAATGACATTGGTGATGCGATGGTTTTCTGTCTAAATAATGCGGAAGCTGCTGAAGAAATTGTAGACTGCATTACGGAATCGTTGTCCATTCTGAAGACCCCTCTTCCTAAGAAG ATTGCAAGATTATATCTAGTGTCAGATGTGTTATACAACTCTTCAGCTAAAGTTGCCAATGCTTCCTACTATAGAAAATT ttttgaaacaaaattatgtCAGATATTCTCTGATCTCAATGCTACTTACCGTACAATACAAGGCCATTTACAGTCTGAAAATTTCAAG CAACGGGTAATGACATGCTTCCGAGCATGGGAAGACTGGGCGATCTATCCAGAGCCATTTCTGATCAAACTACAGAATATTTTCTTGGGGCTTGTAAATATCATGGAAGATAAAGAAACGGAG GAAGTACCAGATGATCTCGATGGTGCTCCTATTGAAGAAGAACTTGATGGTGCTCCACTAGAAGATGTGGATGGAATTCCTATTGATGCTGCTcctattgatgatctggatggaGTCCCAATTAAATCGCTGGATGACGATCTTGATGGAGTTCCTT TGGATACAGCTGAAGACCCAAAAAAGAATGAGCCTATATTTAAAGTTGCCCCATCGAagtgggaagcagtggatgaatcCGAACTGGAAGCTCAAG CTGTTACTACTTCTAAATGGGAGCTTTTTGACCAACATGAAGAGTCCGAGGAGGAGGAAATTCAAAA tcaagaagaagaaagtgaagatgaggaagacaCTCAGAGTTCTAAGTCAGAAGAACAACACATGTATTCCAATCCTATTAAAGAAGAAATGCCTGAATCCAAGTCATCAGTCAAATATTCAGAAATGAGTGAAGAAAAGCGTGCCAAACTCCGAGAGATAGAG CTTAAGGTGATGAAGTTTCAGGATGAGTTAGAGTCTGGGAAAAGACCCAAGAAACCAGGCCAGAGTTTTCAGGAACAGGTTGAACACTATAGAGACAAGCTGCTCCAGAGG gaaaaagaaaaagagttggaAAGAGAACGGGACAGAGacaaaaaggacaaggaaaaaaatgagtcCAGGTCCAAAGataagaaggagaaggaggaatgtACACCAACGAGAAAAGAGAG GAAAAGACGACACAGTGCTTCACCGAGCCCATCTCGCAGCAGTGGCAGTAGACGAGCAAAATCTCCATCACCAAAATCGGAACGCTCGGAACGCTCTGAACGTTCCCACAAAGAAAGTTCACGTTCTCGGTCATCGCATAAAGATTCTCCCAGAGATGTCAGTAAAAAAGGCAAAAG GTCGCCATCTGGCTCCAGGACACCCAAAAGATCAAGAAGATCACGATCCAGATCCCCTAAAAAGTCAGGGAAAAAATCCAGGTCTCAATCCCGTTCTCCTCACAGATCTCACAAGAagtcaaagaaaagcaaacactga
- the U2SURP gene encoding U2 snRNP-associated SURP motif-containing protein isoform X3: MSEGRGKMADKAPSGSQKASGKVRAPDAVHTTGSADTHPVMESKLKAFSIGKMSAAKRTLSKKEQEELKKKEDEKAAAEIYEEFLAAFEGSDGNKVKTFVRGGIVNASKEEHETDEKRGKIYKPSSRFSDQKNQPSQPSNEKPPSLLMIETKKPPLKKGEKEKKKSNLELFKEELKQIQEERDERHKTKGRLSRFEPPQSDSDGQRRSMDAPSRRNRSSGVLDDYAPGSHDVGDPSTTNLYLGNINPQMNEEMLCQEFGRFGPLASVKIMWPRTDEERARERNCGFVAFMNRRDAERALKNLNGKMIMSFEMKLGWGKAVPIPPHPIYIPPSMMEHTLPPPPSGLPFNAQPRERLKNPNAPMLPPPKNKEDFEKTLSQAIVKVVIPTERNLLALIHRMIEFVVREGPMFEAMIMNREINNPMFRFLFENQTPAHVYYRWKLYSILQANAPTKWRTEDFRMFKNGSFWRPPPLNPYLHGMSEEQETEAFVEEPNKKGALKEEQRDKLEEILRGLTPRKNDIGDAMVFCLNNAEAAEEIVDCITESLSILKTPLPKKIARLYLVSDVLYNSSAKVANASYYRKFFETKLCQIFSDLNATYRTIQGHLQSENFKQRVMTCFRAWEDWAIYPEPFLIKLQNIFLGLVNIMEDKETEEVPDDLDGAPIEEELDGAPLEDVDGIPIDAAPIDDLDGVPIKSLDDDLDGVPLDTAEDPKKNEPIFKVAPSKWEAVDESELEAQAVTTSKWELFDQHEESEEEEIQNQEEESEDEEDTQSSKSEEQHMYSNPIKEEMPESKSSVKYSEMSEEKRAKLREIELKVMKFQDELESGKRPKKPGQSFQEQVEHYRDKLLQREKEKELERERDRDKKDKEKNESRSKDKKEKEECTPTRKERKRRHSASPSPSRSSGSRRAKSPSPKSERSERSERSHKESSRSRSSHKDSPRDVSKKGKRSPSGSRTPKRSRRSRSRSPKKSGKKSRSQSRSPHRSHKKSKKSKH; encoded by the exons GAGGATGAGAAGGCTGCTGCAGAAATTTATGAAGAATTCCTTGCTGCCTTTGAAGGAAGTGATGGTAATAAAGTGAAAACATTCGTAAGAGGAGGAATCGTTAATGCATCTAAAG AGGAGCATGAAACTGATGAAAAACGGGGTAAAATCTATAAGCCTTCATCACGATTTTCAGATCAAAAAAATCAACCAAGCCAGCCATCTAATGAGAAGCCTCCATCACTCTTAATGATAGAAACCAAAAAGCCT CCtttgaagaaaggagagaaggaaaagaaaaagagtaatttggaactttttaaagaagaattaaaGCA AATACAAGAGGAGCGTGATGAAAGACATAAAACAAAAGGTAGATTGAGTCGTTTTGAACCACCCCAGTCAGATTCAGATGGCCAGCGTCGTTCAA TGGATGCTCCTTCAAGAAGAAACAGATCATCTGGTG TACTGGATGATTATGCACCAGGGTCACATGATGTTGGAGATCCAAGCACAACAAATTTGTATCTTGGAAACATTAATCCTCAA ATGAATGAGGAGATGTTATGTCAAGAATTTGGACGCTTCGGACCATTAGCGAGTGTTAAAATTATGTGGCCAAGAACTgatgaagaaagagcaagagaaagaaattgtGGCTTTGTTGCCTTTATGAACAGGAGAGATGCTGAAAGAGCGTTAAAGAATTTAAATG GCAAGATGATTATGTCGTTTGAAATGAAGCTAGGTTGGGGCAAAGCTGTACCTATACCACCACATCCAATATACATTCCGCCTTCTATGATGGAGCATACCCTCCCGCCTCCTCCGTCGGGACTGCCTTTTAATGCCCAGCCTAGGGAGAGATTGAAGAATCCTAATGCTCCGATGTtaccaccaccaaaaaacaagGAAGATTTTGAGAAG ACTCTGTCGCAAGCCATAGTCAAAGTGGTTATCCCAACAGAAAG GAATTTGCTCGCTTTGATACATCGAATGATAGAGTTTGTGGTACGGGAAGGGCCTATGTTTGAAGCCATGATCATGAACCGAGAAATCAACAATCCAATGTTCAG gtttttatttgaaaaccaGACTCCAGCCCATGTATATTATAGATGGAAGCTTTATTCAATTCTTCAGGCAA ATGCTCCAACCAAGTGGAGGACAGAAGACTTCCGTATGTTCAAAAATGGATCATTCTGGAGGCCGCCACCACTGAATCCATACTTGCATGGGATGTCAGAAGAGCAAGAAACGGAAGCGTTTGTGGAGGAACCGAACAAGAAGGGTGCACTTAAGGAAGA ACAGAGGGACAAATTAGAGGAAATTCTGCGTGGACTAACACCTCGGAAGAATGACATTGGTGATGCGATGGTTTTCTGTCTAAATAATGCGGAAGCTGCTGAAGAAATTGTAGACTGCATTACGGAATCGTTGTCCATTCTGAAGACCCCTCTTCCTAAGAAG ATTGCAAGATTATATCTAGTGTCAGATGTGTTATACAACTCTTCAGCTAAAGTTGCCAATGCTTCCTACTATAGAAAATT ttttgaaacaaaattatgtCAGATATTCTCTGATCTCAATGCTACTTACCGTACAATACAAGGCCATTTACAGTCTGAAAATTTCAAG CAACGGGTAATGACATGCTTCCGAGCATGGGAAGACTGGGCGATCTATCCAGAGCCATTTCTGATCAAACTACAGAATATTTTCTTGGGGCTTGTAAATATCATGGAAGATAAAGAAACGGAG GAAGTACCAGATGATCTCGATGGTGCTCCTATTGAAGAAGAACTTGATGGTGCTCCACTAGAAGATGTGGATGGAATTCCTATTGATGCTGCTcctattgatgatctggatggaGTCCCAATTAAATCGCTGGATGACGATCTTGATGGAGTTCCTT TGGATACAGCTGAAGACCCAAAAAAGAATGAGCCTATATTTAAAGTTGCCCCATCGAagtgggaagcagtggatgaatcCGAACTGGAAGCTCAAG CTGTTACTACTTCTAAATGGGAGCTTTTTGACCAACATGAAGAGTCCGAGGAGGAGGAAATTCAAAA tcaagaagaagaaagtgaagatgaggaagacaCTCAGAGTTCTAAGTCAGAAGAACAACACATGTATTCCAATCCTATTAAAGAAGAAATGCCTGAATCCAAGTCATCAGTCAAATATTCAGAAATGAGTGAAGAAAAGCGTGCCAAACTCCGAGAGATAGAG CTTAAGGTGATGAAGTTTCAGGATGAGTTAGAGTCTGGGAAAAGACCCAAGAAACCAGGCCAGAGTTTTCAGGAACAGGTTGAACACTATAGAGACAAGCTGCTCCAGAGG gaaaaagaaaaagagttggaAAGAGAACGGGACAGAGacaaaaaggacaaggaaaaaaatgagtcCAGGTCCAAAGataagaaggagaaggaggaatgtACACCAACGAGAAAAGAGAG GAAAAGACGACACAGTGCTTCACCGAGCCCATCTCGCAGCAGTGGCAGTAGACGAGCAAAATCTCCATCACCAAAATCGGAACGCTCGGAACGCTCTGAACGTTCCCACAAAGAAAGTTCACGTTCTCGGTCATCGCATAAAGATTCTCCCAGAGATGTCAGTAAAAAAGGCAAAAG GTCGCCATCTGGCTCCAGGACACCCAAAAGATCAAGAAGATCACGATCCAGATCCCCTAAAAAGTCAGGGAAAAAATCCAGGTCTCAATCCCGTTCTCCTCACAGATCTCACAAGAagtcaaagaaaagcaaacactga
- the U2SURP gene encoding U2 snRNP-associated SURP motif-containing protein isoform X4 — protein MSEGRGKMADKAPSGSQKASGKVRAPDAVHTTGSADTHPVMESKLKAFSIGKMSAAKRTLSKKEQEELKKKEDEKAAAEIYEEFLAAFEGSDGNKVKTFVRGGIVNASKEEHETDEKRGKIYKPSSRFSDQKNQPSQPSNEKPPSLLMIETKKPPLKKGEKEKKKSNLELFKEELKQIQEERDERHKTKGRLSRFEPPQSDSDGQRRSMDAPSRRNRSSVLDDYAPGSHDVGDPSTTNLYLGNINPQMNEEMLCQEFGRFGPLASVKIMWPRTDEERARERNCGFVAFMNRRDAERALKNLNGKMIMSFEMKLGWGKAVPIPPHPIYIPPSMMEHTLPPPPSGLPFNAQPRERLKNPNAPMLPPPKNKEDFEKTLSQAIVKVVIPTERNLLALIHRMIEFVVREGPMFEAMIMNREINNPMFRFLFENQTPAHVYYRWKLYSILQANAPTKWRTEDFRMFKNGSFWRPPPLNPYLHGMSEEQETEAFVEEPNKKGALKEEQRDKLEEILRGLTPRKNDIGDAMVFCLNNAEAAEEIVDCITESLSILKTPLPKKIARLYLVSDVLYNSSAKVANASYYRKFFETKLCQIFSDLNATYRTIQGHLQSENFKQRVMTCFRAWEDWAIYPEPFLIKLQNIFLGLVNIMEDKETEEVPDDLDGAPIEEELDGAPLEDVDGIPIDAAPIDDLDGVPIKSLDDDLDGVPLDTAEDPKKNEPIFKVAPSKWEAVDESELEAQAVTTSKWELFDQHEESEEEEIQNQEEESEDEEDTQSSKSEEQHMYSNPIKEEMPESKSSVKYSEMSEEKRAKLREIELKVMKFQDELESGKRPKKPGQSFQEQVEHYRDKLLQREKEKELERERDRDKKDKEKNESRSKDKKEKEECTPTRKERKRRHSASPSPSRSSGSRRAKSPSPKSERSERSERSHKESSRSRSSHKDSPRDVSKKGKRSPSGSRTPKRSRRSRSRSPKKSGKKSRSQSRSPHRSHKKSKKSKH, from the exons GAGGATGAGAAGGCTGCTGCAGAAATTTATGAAGAATTCCTTGCTGCCTTTGAAGGAAGTGATGGTAATAAAGTGAAAACATTCGTAAGAGGAGGAATCGTTAATGCATCTAAAG AGGAGCATGAAACTGATGAAAAACGGGGTAAAATCTATAAGCCTTCATCACGATTTTCAGATCAAAAAAATCAACCAAGCCAGCCATCTAATGAGAAGCCTCCATCACTCTTAATGATAGAAACCAAAAAGCCT CCtttgaagaaaggagagaaggaaaagaaaaagagtaatttggaactttttaaagaagaattaaaGCA AATACAAGAGGAGCGTGATGAAAGACATAAAACAAAAGGTAGATTGAGTCGTTTTGAACCACCCCAGTCAGATTCAGATGGCCAGCGTCGTTCAA TGGATGCTCCTTCAAGAAGAAACAGATCATCTG TACTGGATGATTATGCACCAGGGTCACATGATGTTGGAGATCCAAGCACAACAAATTTGTATCTTGGAAACATTAATCCTCAA ATGAATGAGGAGATGTTATGTCAAGAATTTGGACGCTTCGGACCATTAGCGAGTGTTAAAATTATGTGGCCAAGAACTgatgaagaaagagcaagagaaagaaattgtGGCTTTGTTGCCTTTATGAACAGGAGAGATGCTGAAAGAGCGTTAAAGAATTTAAATG GCAAGATGATTATGTCGTTTGAAATGAAGCTAGGTTGGGGCAAAGCTGTACCTATACCACCACATCCAATATACATTCCGCCTTCTATGATGGAGCATACCCTCCCGCCTCCTCCGTCGGGACTGCCTTTTAATGCCCAGCCTAGGGAGAGATTGAAGAATCCTAATGCTCCGATGTtaccaccaccaaaaaacaagGAAGATTTTGAGAAG ACTCTGTCGCAAGCCATAGTCAAAGTGGTTATCCCAACAGAAAG GAATTTGCTCGCTTTGATACATCGAATGATAGAGTTTGTGGTACGGGAAGGGCCTATGTTTGAAGCCATGATCATGAACCGAGAAATCAACAATCCAATGTTCAG gtttttatttgaaaaccaGACTCCAGCCCATGTATATTATAGATGGAAGCTTTATTCAATTCTTCAGGCAA ATGCTCCAACCAAGTGGAGGACAGAAGACTTCCGTATGTTCAAAAATGGATCATTCTGGAGGCCGCCACCACTGAATCCATACTTGCATGGGATGTCAGAAGAGCAAGAAACGGAAGCGTTTGTGGAGGAACCGAACAAGAAGGGTGCACTTAAGGAAGA ACAGAGGGACAAATTAGAGGAAATTCTGCGTGGACTAACACCTCGGAAGAATGACATTGGTGATGCGATGGTTTTCTGTCTAAATAATGCGGAAGCTGCTGAAGAAATTGTAGACTGCATTACGGAATCGTTGTCCATTCTGAAGACCCCTCTTCCTAAGAAG ATTGCAAGATTATATCTAGTGTCAGATGTGTTATACAACTCTTCAGCTAAAGTTGCCAATGCTTCCTACTATAGAAAATT ttttgaaacaaaattatgtCAGATATTCTCTGATCTCAATGCTACTTACCGTACAATACAAGGCCATTTACAGTCTGAAAATTTCAAG CAACGGGTAATGACATGCTTCCGAGCATGGGAAGACTGGGCGATCTATCCAGAGCCATTTCTGATCAAACTACAGAATATTTTCTTGGGGCTTGTAAATATCATGGAAGATAAAGAAACGGAG GAAGTACCAGATGATCTCGATGGTGCTCCTATTGAAGAAGAACTTGATGGTGCTCCACTAGAAGATGTGGATGGAATTCCTATTGATGCTGCTcctattgatgatctggatggaGTCCCAATTAAATCGCTGGATGACGATCTTGATGGAGTTCCTT TGGATACAGCTGAAGACCCAAAAAAGAATGAGCCTATATTTAAAGTTGCCCCATCGAagtgggaagcagtggatgaatcCGAACTGGAAGCTCAAG CTGTTACTACTTCTAAATGGGAGCTTTTTGACCAACATGAAGAGTCCGAGGAGGAGGAAATTCAAAA tcaagaagaagaaagtgaagatgaggaagacaCTCAGAGTTCTAAGTCAGAAGAACAACACATGTATTCCAATCCTATTAAAGAAGAAATGCCTGAATCCAAGTCATCAGTCAAATATTCAGAAATGAGTGAAGAAAAGCGTGCCAAACTCCGAGAGATAGAG CTTAAGGTGATGAAGTTTCAGGATGAGTTAGAGTCTGGGAAAAGACCCAAGAAACCAGGCCAGAGTTTTCAGGAACAGGTTGAACACTATAGAGACAAGCTGCTCCAGAGG gaaaaagaaaaagagttggaAAGAGAACGGGACAGAGacaaaaaggacaaggaaaaaaatgagtcCAGGTCCAAAGataagaaggagaaggaggaatgtACACCAACGAGAAAAGAGAG GAAAAGACGACACAGTGCTTCACCGAGCCCATCTCGCAGCAGTGGCAGTAGACGAGCAAAATCTCCATCACCAAAATCGGAACGCTCGGAACGCTCTGAACGTTCCCACAAAGAAAGTTCACGTTCTCGGTCATCGCATAAAGATTCTCCCAGAGATGTCAGTAAAAAAGGCAAAAG GTCGCCATCTGGCTCCAGGACACCCAAAAGATCAAGAAGATCACGATCCAGATCCCCTAAAAAGTCAGGGAAAAAATCCAGGTCTCAATCCCGTTCTCCTCACAGATCTCACAAGAagtcaaagaaaagcaaacactga